Proteins from one Deltaproteobacteria bacterium genomic window:
- a CDS encoding phosphoribosylformylglycinamidine synthase subunit PurQ gives MTQGHTDKRMVHVLVLAGYGLNCDHETAYAFELAGAVSARVHINALISGEVALANYDILVFDGGFSWGDDHGAGVLEAVRLKYNIGEAFQVFIREGKLVLGICNGFQTLVNLGFLPGFDGDYETRRVALTFNDCGNFRDDWVTLSGNPESACVFTKGINRLELPVRHGEGKFYGSDEIIQRLVDQQQIVFKYATPAGEAAQGQFPYNPNGSIHDIAGICDPTGRIFGLMPHPEAFNHWTNHPDWTRTKALVKRKGQSIKSELTVGSKIFKNAVDYIQETHL, from the coding sequence ATGACACAAGGTCATACCGACAAAAGAATGGTCCATGTGCTTGTCCTTGCGGGCTATGGCCTGAACTGCGACCATGAGACTGCCTATGCCTTTGAACTGGCCGGGGCCGTTTCCGCCCGTGTTCACATCAATGCCCTTATCTCAGGGGAAGTGGCCCTTGCAAACTACGATATCCTTGTATTTGACGGTGGCTTTAGCTGGGGCGACGACCATGGCGCCGGTGTGCTGGAAGCCGTGCGTCTAAAGTATAACATCGGCGAAGCGTTTCAGGTCTTCATCAGGGAAGGAAAACTCGTCTTGGGGATCTGCAACGGCTTTCAGACCCTGGTAAACTTGGGCTTTCTTCCGGGCTTTGATGGAGATTATGAGACCAGACGGGTAGCCCTCACTTTTAACGATTGCGGGAATTTCCGGGATGACTGGGTCACCCTTTCCGGAAATCCGGAATCTGCTTGTGTTTTCACCAAGGGGATCAACCGGCTGGAACTTCCCGTACGGCACGGCGAAGGGAAGTTTTACGGGTCAGATGAGATCATCCAGCGCCTCGTGGATCAACAGCAGATAGTTTTCAAATACGCCACACCGGCCGGCGAGGCTGCCCAGGGGCAATTCCCGTATAATCCCAACGGTTCTATCCATGACATCGCAGGGATATGCGATCCCACAGGCCGTATCTTCGGTCTCATGCCACATCCCGAGGCGTTTAACCACTGGACCAATCATCCTGATTGGACACGCACTAAGGCGTTGGTGAAGCGCAAGGGTCAGTCGATCAAGTCTGAGCTGACAGTGGGCTCCAAGATCTTCAAGAATGCGGTTGACTACATACAAGAAACGCACCTCTGA
- a CDS encoding M1 family peptidase: MTTYAVHTSLFAIAACVFLFGATALASPPIVHHDLALILYPASQRLTGTDTLKVTPGKASHFLLTLAADAHVTEVSIAGKTTPFTFENGRLRIPLAQHAGSGEVAVSVSYEAFFRDSVPKDPIHTEDPSYGVTGVILPEGTFLLPGAGWYPDFPGSSCSFFLRVQAPAGYEAVTQGKRLNRDTDAGVTISIWDITHATKGLALSAGPYVMQEREVHGIPIYTYLFPEDRHLAGQYLEATARYLRLYSNLFGPYPFEKFAVVENFFPTGYGFPSYTLLGKTVIRLPFILDTSLGHEVAHSWWGNGVLVDYDRGNWCEGLTVYVADYSYKERSSAEEGRAYRLKVLRDYATLVPSGEDFPLQAFTGRISPLTRAVGYGKGAMVFHMARRLVDDMAFWAGLRDVFREKCFRVASWDDFAEALGHAGGRNLKPFFCQWVTRPGAPKLALEDVELKKDNQGWEVSGRLTQKSPYYDLEVPLRLETDGASIEAKISSTGREAFFALSSNATPRRLVADPDVDLFRYLDPSEIPPSVNGIKGSKSLVVVVARSLAPVTRDASRLLLKALGQEKSPMFLEDEIYPSRLEGHDVLYLGVPEEKAYLSTLRKGLALWPDRFTVEGVRYHGEGDVLFVVLPNPQDRQRVMGLFLPLSANAVPKVARKIPHYGKYSYLVFRKGVNQAKGTWPVSASPLIHVFSP; the protein is encoded by the coding sequence ATGACCACATACGCCGTGCACACATCGCTTTTTGCCATTGCAGCCTGTGTTTTCCTCTTTGGGGCCACGGCCCTTGCCTCCCCGCCCATTGTTCATCACGATCTGGCGCTTATCCTTTATCCTGCTTCACAGCGCCTGACAGGAACCGACACTCTGAAGGTGACTCCCGGAAAAGCCTCACATTTTTTGCTTACCCTTGCGGCTGATGCCCATGTGACCGAGGTCTCAATAGCCGGCAAGACCACACCATTTACCTTTGAAAACGGACGTCTTCGCATTCCCCTGGCACAGCATGCGGGAAGCGGTGAAGTCGCGGTCAGCGTTTCATACGAGGCGTTTTTCCGGGATAGTGTGCCAAAAGATCCCATCCACACCGAAGACCCGAGCTATGGAGTCACTGGGGTGATTTTACCTGAGGGGACTTTCCTGCTGCCAGGGGCCGGATGGTATCCGGACTTTCCCGGCAGCAGTTGTAGCTTTTTTCTGCGTGTCCAGGCTCCAGCAGGATATGAGGCAGTCACTCAAGGCAAGCGGCTGAACAGGGATACAGATGCAGGTGTAACCATTTCGATTTGGGATATTACACATGCCACAAAAGGGCTCGCCCTATCGGCAGGTCCGTATGTGATGCAAGAAAGAGAGGTCCATGGGATTCCCATATACACTTATTTATTTCCTGAAGATAGGCACCTTGCCGGACAGTACCTTGAAGCAACGGCCAGGTACCTGCGCCTCTACAGTAATCTTTTCGGACCTTATCCTTTTGAGAAATTCGCTGTGGTGGAAAACTTTTTTCCCACAGGATACGGATTTCCTTCTTACACTCTTCTGGGAAAAACGGTGATCCGACTTCCGTTTATCCTTGATACGAGTCTTGGGCACGAGGTGGCTCACTCCTGGTGGGGTAACGGTGTTCTGGTGGACTATGACCGCGGAAACTGGTGTGAAGGCCTCACCGTCTATGTAGCTGACTATTCATACAAGGAAAGGTCTTCTGCTGAAGAAGGGCGGGCCTACCGGCTGAAAGTGTTGAGGGATTATGCCACGCTGGTCCCTTCCGGAGAGGATTTCCCATTACAAGCGTTCACCGGTCGCATTAGTCCTTTGACGCGGGCTGTGGGCTATGGCAAGGGCGCCATGGTGTTTCACATGGCCCGACGTCTCGTAGATGATATGGCTTTCTGGGCAGGCCTGCGGGATGTCTTTCGAGAAAAATGTTTTCGCGTGGCCTCATGGGATGACTTTGCTGAGGCTCTGGGACATGCTGGTGGCCGCAACCTCAAGCCCTTTTTTTGCCAGTGGGTGACTCGGCCCGGAGCGCCAAAGCTGGCCCTGGAAGATGTGGAATTAAAGAAAGACAACCAGGGCTGGGAGGTCAGCGGCCGCCTGACCCAGAAGTCGCCTTACTACGATCTGGAAGTCCCCTTGAGGCTTGAGACTGATGGGGCGAGCATTGAGGCCAAAATCTCGTCAACGGGACGGGAAGCCTTCTTTGCCCTCAGTTCCAACGCTACCCCTCGAAGGCTTGTGGCGGATCCTGATGTGGACCTGTTTCGATACCTTGATCCGTCTGAGATTCCGCCTTCGGTCAACGGCATTAAGGGTTCGAAATCCCTGGTTGTCGTGGTTGCCCGAAGCCTTGCACCGGTAACCCGGGATGCTTCCAGGCTACTTCTGAAGGCCCTTGGCCAAGAGAAATCCCCCATGTTTCTTGAGGATGAAATATATCCTTCGCGCCTTGAAGGACACGATGTCCTTTATCTGGGAGTCCCGGAAGAGAAGGCCTATCTGTCGACTTTGCGCAAGGGACTGGCCCTGTGGCCGGATCGTTTCACCGTAGAAGGGGTGCGCTACCATGGGGAGGGGGATGTCCTTTTTGTTGTCCTTCCGAATCCACAGGATCGCCAACGGGTGATGGGCCTCTTTTTGCCCCTTTCTGCCAATGCCGTTCCCAAGGTGGCCCGAAAGATCCCCCATTACGGGAAATACAGCTATCTGGTTTTTCGCAAGGGCGTCAACCAGGCCAAAGGAACCTGGCCTGTGTCGGCGTCACCACTGATTCATGTGTTTTCACCTTGA
- a CDS encoding P-loop NTPase yields MSESKKSSSSGSKQAADTAQQDQLIHGTLSIIKNKFLVMSGKGGVGKTSVSANLAVALSKQGAKVGLMDVDLHGPDIPRMLGLKGLLEISGDNRMVPKPYSENLKVISIESLTQDQDEAVIWRGPLKMHVIRQFLSDVHWERLDYLIIDSPPGTGDEPLSIAQTIPGCKAIIVTTPQEISLADVRKSINFCKTVKMPVFGLIENMSGSVCPHCGKAIDIFGTGGGFRTAMAMNVPFLGRIPFDTKMVQCADAGESYLEKYPDSEMTKAYNEIVAKIAESSQKKASVTKLTPRKSEEKKDIKDIRETTDMKIAVPIAEGKLTAHFGHAAEFAIVHVENKEIKNKELLTPPAHEPGVLPIWLHELGVSVIIAGGMGQRALSLFGENGIKVLPGAPNLTPEELVQQYFSNTLVTGENVCDH; encoded by the coding sequence ATGAGTGAGTCCAAAAAGAGTAGTTCTTCTGGTTCCAAACAGGCTGCAGACACGGCTCAACAAGATCAGCTAATCCACGGAACCCTGAGTATTATCAAAAATAAGTTCCTGGTTATGAGCGGCAAGGGGGGTGTGGGTAAGACAAGCGTTTCGGCCAATTTGGCTGTGGCCCTTTCAAAACAGGGGGCCAAGGTCGGCTTGATGGATGTAGACCTCCACGGTCCTGATATCCCCAGGATGCTCGGTCTCAAGGGACTTCTTGAGATCAGCGGAGATAATCGAATGGTGCCCAAGCCTTATTCGGAAAACCTGAAAGTGATTTCCATTGAATCCTTGACTCAGGATCAAGACGAAGCCGTTATTTGGCGGGGCCCCTTAAAGATGCATGTCATCCGGCAGTTCCTTTCTGATGTCCATTGGGAAAGACTTGATTATCTCATTATCGATTCACCCCCCGGTACAGGGGATGAACCGCTGTCCATTGCCCAGACTATCCCTGGTTGCAAGGCCATCATTGTGACAACGCCTCAGGAGATATCCTTGGCCGACGTGAGAAAATCGATCAATTTTTGCAAAACAGTTAAGATGCCGGTCTTTGGACTAATAGAAAATATGAGCGGTTCTGTGTGTCCCCACTGCGGCAAAGCCATCGATATCTTCGGCACTGGTGGTGGTTTTAGAACTGCCATGGCCATGAATGTCCCCTTCCTGGGTCGGATACCCTTTGACACGAAAATGGTACAGTGTGCTGACGCAGGGGAGTCCTACCTGGAAAAATATCCTGATTCAGAGATGACAAAGGCCTACAACGAAATTGTCGCAAAGATCGCTGAAAGCAGCCAGAAAAAAGCCTCTGTCACTAAACTGACTCCGAGAAAATCAGAAGAGAAAAAGGACATAAAGGATATAAGGGAGACAACTGACATGAAGATTGCGGTTCCGATAGCTGAAGGTAAACTGACAGCCCATTTCGGCCATGCCGCAGAGTTTGCCATTGTCCACGTTGAAAACAAGGAAATAAAAAACAAAGAACTCCTTACGCCCCCAGCTCACGAGCCGGGCGTGCTCCCCATCTGGCTTCACGAACTGGGCGTAAGCGTTATTATTGCAGGAGGTATGGGCCAAAGGGCCTTAAGTCTTTTTGGAGAAAATGGAATAAAAGTACTGCCAGGCGCCCCCAACCTGACCCCTGAGGAGCTGGTTCAGCAATACTTTAGCAATACCCTGGTTACGGGCGAAAATGTGTGTGACCATTAA
- a CDS encoding NifB/NifX family molybdenum-iron cluster-binding protein produces MRIAVTSTGNELISDLDPRFGRAQYFLIVDPETLAYEAVENKQNLNLPQGAGIQAAKTVVDQNADVLISGNCGPKAFDVLNAAGIKVVTGAKGRVMDAITQYKSGQLETVEGPNVEGHWV; encoded by the coding sequence ATGAGGATAGCTGTTACGTCTACTGGAAATGAATTGATTTCAGACCTGGATCCCCGCTTTGGAAGGGCCCAGTACTTCCTGATCGTCGATCCGGAAACACTCGCGTATGAGGCTGTGGAGAACAAACAAAACCTGAATCTTCCCCAGGGCGCAGGTATCCAGGCGGCAAAAACCGTCGTAGATCAGAACGCCGATGTGCTGATTTCCGGCAACTGCGGCCCCAAGGCCTTTGATGTTTTGAATGCCGCAGGCATCAAGGTGGTGACAGGCGCCAAGGGACGCGTGATGGATGCCATTACCCAGTACAAAAGCGGTCAATTGGAAACCGTAGAGGGACCCAATGTGGAAGGTCACTGGGTTTAG
- a CDS encoding zinc ribbon domain-containing protein: MPIYEYRCTGCGHSFERLQSLQEGSSNTCPECGKPAEKVMSSSVAYVMKGAEYSGAGRGAGDGSLCCGQSSPCENPKRCCEK; encoded by the coding sequence TTGCCAATCTATGAATATCGATGCACGGGCTGTGGCCATAGCTTTGAAAGATTGCAGTCCCTTCAAGAAGGGTCATCCAATACCTGTCCGGAGTGCGGAAAACCGGCCGAAAAGGTAATGAGTTCTTCTGTTGCCTATGTCATGAAGGGGGCCGAGTATTCGGGCGCCGGCCGCGGGGCCGGAGATGGAAGTTTGTGCTGCGGGCAGTCTTCGCCCTGTGAGAATCCCAAGCGATGCTGCGAAAAATAA
- a CDS encoding DUF59 domain-containing protein produces the protein MTIIEKIEEALRGVIDPGTNLDIMRMKLVRDISVDPAGKVYLTFRPSSPVCPLAFKLAYDIKTAVEQTEGVKAVDVKVAGYNRADELMEVLKQAEH, from the coding sequence ATGACGATCATAGAGAAGATAGAAGAGGCCTTAAGGGGCGTGATTGACCCTGGCACCAATCTCGACATCATGCGTATGAAACTGGTCAGAGACATTTCGGTAGACCCTGCCGGCAAGGTCTACTTGACATTTCGGCCGTCTTCTCCGGTTTGTCCCTTGGCCTTTAAGCTGGCATATGACATAAAGACTGCTGTTGAACAGACAGAGGGCGTTAAGGCGGTTGATGTGAAGGTTGCCGGATACAATCGGGCCGATGAGTTGATGGAGGTATTGAAACAAGCTGAGCATTAA
- a CDS encoding radical SAM protein, protein MTEKFVYGPVPSRRLGLSLGVDLVPYKVCSYDCIYCQLGRTPKKIIARKPYLPVDKILDQACQKLKAGVRADYITVAGSGEPTLNSDIGLLIRDIKKHTQIPVAVLTNGSLLADSRVRESIIEADVVLPSLDAHNQEGFEAINRPHPDIQFDAMVNGLMTFRNEYAGAIWLEVFILDGINATETDALQFKHWIDKIHPQKIQVNTAVRPSAETYARQVSAEKLGRFCEILGDQAEVIAPFRDSEKHTGKTNIEKDLLSLLARRPCTLDDISSGLNVHKNEILKYIEPLVKNEKLRVAKKGSAIYYQPGNPQ, encoded by the coding sequence ATGACAGAAAAATTTGTTTACGGCCCAGTCCCTTCACGCAGATTAGGCTTGTCCTTGGGCGTTGATCTGGTCCCTTATAAGGTCTGTTCGTACGATTGCATCTATTGCCAACTCGGACGAACCCCAAAAAAGATCATAGCAAGAAAGCCGTACCTGCCGGTTGACAAAATCCTGGACCAGGCATGTCAAAAGCTGAAAGCGGGTGTGCGTGCAGACTACATCACCGTGGCAGGTTCAGGGGAACCGACGCTGAATAGTGACATCGGGTTGTTGATTCGCGATATCAAGAAACACACACAGATTCCCGTGGCTGTATTGACCAACGGCTCCCTTCTGGCAGACAGCCGGGTCCGTGAATCGATCATAGAGGCTGATGTGGTGCTGCCTTCCCTGGACGCCCATAATCAAGAAGGGTTTGAAGCCATTAACCGGCCCCACCCTGACATACAGTTCGACGCCATGGTCAACGGGCTGATGACCTTTCGCAATGAATATGCGGGGGCTATCTGGCTTGAGGTCTTTATCCTGGACGGCATCAATGCAACCGAGACCGATGCCCTACAATTCAAACATTGGATTGACAAAATTCATCCCCAAAAAATCCAAGTCAACACGGCGGTCCGCCCGTCTGCAGAAACCTACGCACGGCAGGTCTCTGCAGAAAAGCTGGGCAGGTTTTGCGAGATATTAGGGGATCAGGCTGAAGTCATCGCCCCGTTCAGGGATTCTGAAAAGCACACGGGGAAAACCAACATTGAGAAAGACCTGTTGAGCTTGCTAGCAAGGCGGCCCTGCACGCTCGACGACATCTCTTCCGGACTAAATGTGCACAAGAATGAAATCCTGAAGTACATCGAGCCCTTGGTAAAAAATGAAAAACTCAGGGTCGCAAAAAAGGGCTCTGCAATCTACTATCAACCTGGAAATCCTCAATGA
- a CDS encoding ATP-binding protein produces the protein MKELTIISGKGGTGKTSVVASFAALAENKVLADGDVDAADLHLILAPDIKHEEDFRGGRVAKIDPETCIECGECLDRCQFNAISQDFVVNKIDCEGCGVCVYFCPVEAIDFPQVICGKWYISETRLGPMVHAKLGIAEENSGLLVSLVRNQAKVLAEEQGLDTIILDGPPGIGCPVIASITGTNVVLIVTEPTLSGLHDLERVAGLAAHFKIPTLACVNKFDLNEEMSDRIATYCNDNQIELVGRIPYDTAVTHAMVAGKSVVEFSDGKVSDAVKELWRRVEDFLFDGTSG, from the coding sequence ATGAAAGAACTTACGATCATAAGCGGCAAGGGAGGCACCGGAAAGACAAGCGTGGTGGCCTCTTTTGCGGCCCTTGCCGAGAATAAGGTTCTGGCCGACGGTGATGTGGATGCGGCGGACCTCCACCTCATTCTCGCCCCGGACATAAAGCATGAGGAAGACTTCAGGGGAGGACGAGTCGCTAAAATAGATCCGGAGACCTGCATCGAATGCGGGGAATGTCTGGATCGGTGTCAGTTCAATGCCATCAGCCAGGACTTCGTTGTCAACAAGATAGACTGTGAAGGCTGTGGCGTGTGCGTTTATTTCTGTCCGGTTGAGGCCATCGACTTTCCACAGGTGATATGCGGCAAGTGGTATATTTCGGAAACGCGGCTCGGTCCCATGGTCCATGCCAAACTGGGTATCGCAGAGGAGAACTCCGGCCTGCTGGTGAGCCTGGTTAGAAACCAGGCCAAGGTACTGGCTGAAGAGCAAGGTCTTGACACCATTATTTTGGACGGTCCTCCGGGCATAGGCTGCCCGGTGATCGCCTCCATCACCGGCACGAACGTGGTCCTGATTGTAACCGAGCCGACCTTGTCGGGTCTGCACGACCTTGAACGGGTTGCAGGCCTGGCTGCCCATTTCAAGATTCCGACCCTCGCCTGTGTCAACAAATTCGACCTGAACGAGGAGATGTCGGACCGGATTGCAACTTATTGTAACGACAATCAGATCGAGTTGGTTGGTCGTATCCCCTATGATACGGCCGTCACCCATGCCATGGTTGCCGGCAAAAGCGTTGTCGAATTTTCAGACGGCAAGGTATCTGATGCCGTCAAGGAACTGTGGCGCCGGGTTGAGGACTTTTTGTTTGACGGGACATCAGGATAG
- a CDS encoding ATP-binding protein: protein MIICIASGKGGTGKTTIATNLAVSLNGDVQLLDCDVEEPNAHLFMKPEINHTETVTTPVPEVDLDKCDFCGKCGEICQFSAITVIGKKVLTFPELCHSCRGCMMVCPTEAISEKGRELGVLESGRSGHVEFVHGRLRVGEAMSPPLIERVKKHIAPEKISIIDAPPGTSCPVIVTLKHSDFAIMVTEPTPFGLNDLKLAVEAVRILEIPVGIIINRCDVGDDGVNKYAGKENIPILMEIPDDRKVAEAYSRGIMMVEIMPEMKDRFRAVYEKIAGLIG from the coding sequence ATGATTATTTGCATTGCCAGCGGAAAAGGCGGCACGGGCAAGACCACTATCGCTACCAACCTGGCTGTGTCACTGAACGGAGATGTGCAGCTCTTGGATTGCGATGTGGAAGAACCGAATGCCCACCTTTTCATGAAACCTGAGATAAACCACACTGAGACGGTGACAACACCTGTCCCGGAAGTAGATCTTGACAAGTGCGATTTTTGCGGCAAGTGCGGCGAGATCTGTCAGTTCAGCGCCATCACTGTCATTGGGAAAAAGGTCCTGACCTTCCCCGAACTCTGCCACAGTTGCAGAGGGTGCATGATGGTCTGCCCAACGGAAGCCATAAGCGAAAAGGGCCGCGAACTCGGGGTACTGGAAAGCGGGAGGTCCGGCCATGTTGAATTCGTTCATGGCCGTTTGCGGGTTGGTGAGGCCATGTCCCCGCCCCTCATTGAGCGAGTAAAAAAACACATCGCTCCTGAAAAGATCTCCATCATCGATGCCCCGCCCGGCACGTCGTGTCCGGTCATTGTTACCCTGAAGCATTCGGACTTTGCGATTATGGTGACCGAGCCTACGCCTTTTGGCTTAAACGACCTAAAGCTTGCTGTTGAGGCAGTGCGTATTTTGGAAATTCCCGTTGGCATCATCATAAACCGCTGCGATGTGGGAGATGATGGTGTTAACAAGTATGCCGGAAAAGAAAACATACCGATCTTGATGGAAATTCCAGATGACAGAAAGGTTGCCGAGGCCTATTCCCGTGGAATCATGATGGTAGAGATAATGCCTGAGATGAAGGATCGGTTTCGAGCCGTCTACGAAAAAATAGCGGGATTGATTGGATGA
- a CDS encoding NifB/NifX family molybdenum-iron cluster-binding protein: MKIAISSTGPDLDSVVDPRFGRCQYFMILDPDDMSFEAVPNANLTQGGGVGIQSAKVVADKGAKAILTGNVGPNAYEVLSEAGLDVITGVSGTVREAAGQYKSRQLQPTDKPNAENHAGMQAYVNQPPSPSPQQVPGIGFGAGGGMGMGRGMGGGRGMGGGRGMGGGRGMGGGRGMGMGRGLQASSPMASGSKSTRKEELSYLKEDAEVLRGQMEEIQRRIKELETRK, from the coding sequence ATGAAAATAGCCATTTCATCAACAGGGCCCGACCTTGACTCAGTGGTCGACCCCAGATTCGGCAGATGTCAGTATTTTATGATTCTGGATCCCGATGACATGAGTTTCGAGGCAGTGCCAAATGCAAACCTGACGCAAGGGGGTGGCGTGGGAATACAATCGGCCAAGGTCGTAGCTGATAAGGGAGCAAAGGCAATCCTTACTGGTAATGTCGGGCCTAATGCCTACGAGGTCCTTTCAGAAGCGGGCCTTGATGTGATAACCGGCGTTTCCGGAACAGTCCGCGAGGCCGCCGGGCAATACAAGAGCAGGCAATTGCAACCAACAGATAAGCCCAACGCCGAGAACCATGCCGGCATGCAGGCCTATGTCAACCAACCACCGAGCCCCTCGCCTCAGCAAGTCCCTGGAATCGGCTTTGGTGCAGGTGGCGGCATGGGCATGGGTCGCGGCATGGGAGGCGGTCGCGGCATGGGAGGCGGTCGCGGCATGGGAGGCGGTCGTGGCATGGGAGGCGGTCGTGGCATGGGCATGGGACGTGGTCTACAGGCCTCATCCCCCATGGCATCTGGATCAAAGTCCACGAGGAAAGAAGAGCTTTCATATCTCAAGGAAGATGCCGAGGTTCTACGTGGACAGATGGAAGAAATCCAGCGGCGGATCAAAGAACTGGAAACTCGGAAATGA
- a CDS encoding pyridoxamine 5'-phosphate oxidase family protein → MAKLTQEMKDVMEKTRGYAVATCTKDGIPNVVPIHFVKILSDDEIMLADIFMKKTFENIQQNPIMAISVWDWDVKPRKGYQFKGTPRIETSGKIHDMAVEMVKAEKPDLTAKSALVLKITDIFVTSPGPNAGKNVEEIE, encoded by the coding sequence ATGGCAAAACTAACGCAGGAAATGAAAGATGTCATGGAAAAAACCAGGGGTTATGCCGTAGCAACTTGCACCAAGGATGGGATCCCAAACGTGGTTCCGATACACTTTGTTAAGATCCTTTCTGATGATGAGATCATGTTGGCTGACATTTTTATGAAGAAAACCTTCGAAAATATTCAGCAAAACCCCATTATGGCCATCTCCGTATGGGATTGGGATGTCAAACCCCGCAAAGGCTACCAATTCAAAGGAACGCCAAGGATTGAAACATCAGGCAAGATTCACGACATGGCTGTTGAGATGGTTAAAGCTGAAAAGCCTGATTTGACAGCAAAATCGGCCCTTGTGCTAAAGATTACAGACATCTTTGTCACCAGCCCTGGGCCAAATGCCGGCAAAAATGTCGAAGAGATCGAATAG
- a CDS encoding DUF134 domain-containing protein, translating to MVRPLKSRLVEIDPEINYFKPRGVPMMELEQVQLTVDELEALRLADFLNMSHEEAGKQMGVSRATFGRIIEQARKIVADALIHGKAISVDGGNYERVDTLVNRVFLCDGCQCWWEEPPATGSPQQCPSCGHDEFHRVGEKG from the coding sequence ATGGTAAGACCACTTAAAAGTCGTCTTGTAGAGATCGACCCTGAAATAAACTATTTCAAACCACGGGGTGTCCCCATGATGGAACTGGAGCAGGTCCAGTTGACCGTGGATGAACTTGAGGCCTTGAGACTGGCTGATTTCCTCAACATGTCTCACGAAGAAGCGGGCAAACAGATGGGGGTGTCGAGGGCAACATTTGGACGTATTATTGAACAGGCCCGAAAGATTGTGGCAGACGCCTTAATACACGGCAAGGCGATCAGTGTGGACGGTGGCAACTATGAAAGAGTGGACACCTTGGTCAACCGAGTCTTCTTGTGTGATGGCTGCCAATGCTGGTGGGAAGAGCCGCCTGCTACAGGGTCACCGCAACAATGTCCGTCATGCGGACATGACGAGTTCCACCGAGTAGGGGAAAAGGGATAG